The region CAATGCATAGACAGGCCAATGGATTGTTCCCCGGTTTTGAAGACAGACGCATTGAAACGCCTGAGGTGGATTTTGCCGTTTTGACGAAAGGGACCGGCCCGGCAGTTCTTTTGTTACACGGCTACCCCGAGACGCGCGCCGCCTGGCACCGCATCGCGCCTGCACTGGCGGAATCCTATACCGTTGTTGCTCCCGATCTGCCCGGTTATGGCCACAGCCGCGTGAAGGACGCGGCGCTGGATATGGGCTCCAAGCGGGCGATGGCGAAAAGCCTGCATGATATGATGCGCGCACTTGGGCATGATCGTTTCGTCGTCGTCGGTCATGATCGTGGTGGACGCGTCGGTTATCGGATAGCGCTCGACTTTCCGGAGACTGTTGTTGCGCTGGTCTCCGTCACTGTCGTGCCGACACCCGAAATGTGGGAGGGAGCCAACAAGGCCTTCGGTATGGGAGCATGGCACTGGTTCATGATGGCCCAGCCCGCGCCCCTGCCAGAAACATTGATGGCCGCAGATCCGCGTTTCCTCATCGATCTAACGCTTGCCAAGATGACAACGAATATCGATCTGCTTGACCCCATTGCCCTTGAAGACTACCGATCGGCGTTCGACAATGCCGATGTCCGTCATGCTATGTGCGAAGATTACAGAGCGGGTGCCAACACAGACGAGGCACACGATCTGGCCGATCGCATGGCTGGGCGCAAGATAAAGGTTCCGACGTTGCTGTTGTGGGAAGAAGGTCGGCGTTATGGCGGTGGTCGAGAGCCTTTGGATATATGGAAGGACTGGGCAGAACATGTCGAAGGCAGAGGGATTGGCGGCGGGCATCTGCTGCCCGAAACTGCTGCGCCGGAAGTGTTAGACGCTTTGCTACCTTTTCTGGGAAAAGTTTCATATGGCAGATGATGGCAAGGCCGAAGACCACGTCACGCATGGCTCTGGCGAGGGACTGCTGAGTCTGCGACAGATGGAAGTGTTTCACACGGTGATGCAGGCCCGATCGATCACCGGGGCATCGAAGGTGCTGAACGTTTCTCAACCTGCTCTCAGCCGCACCATTCGTCGTATAGAAGACCTGCTCGGCATTGCGCTTTTCGCCCGCGACAGGAACGGCCTTGTCCCCACGTCGGAAGCGTTGGAAATCTTCCAGGAGATTGATCCACTGATCCGACAGTTGACCGGTGTTGGCACGCAGATTGGGCGAATTGCCCGCGGAGAGACCGCCGTGTTCCGCGTCGGCTCCACTGCGAGCGTCGCGCGTGCACTGGTTCCACAGGCGTTGCGGACCTTGTCTGTGGAGGTTCCGGGCATAGAGCTCTTCTTCGACGTGCTGCCCGTGGACCAGATCGAGGAATATTTGATTACCGGACGTGGAGAAGCGGTGGTCACCATCGCATCGCCAGATCATCCGCTGATTGCCGTCGAACAGGTCGGGCGGGTCAATCTTGTGGCCGTCATCCATAGGGATCACAGCCTTGCCAGTGCTCCTATGATACGCGCAGCCGACCTTGCGGATATGGATTTCATTGCATTCGCGCCGGGCGGCGCTCATCAGACCGTCGTCGATCGTTTTCTCAGTCGTGAAAAATTGAAGGTCAATACGCGTGCCGTCGCGCGGTTTTCTGACACGGCATTGGCGCTGGCAAATGAGGCGATGGGCATCGTGCTGGTCGACTATGTCACGACACTCGGACCCGTTGGCAGCAATCTCATCGTTCGGCCTATTGAAAACGCGCCACAGTTCTCGATATCGGTTCTTTGGAACCGCCGCCGCTCGCATTCTGCCAATTTGCGCAAATTGATTGAGATACTGTGCCGCAGACTGGCCGATCTGGCACCACTCACATGAGGCAAGAAGCCATCTCCATGCCTCAAAGGCATGGGAGGCATAATCATTGTTCGTTGTCTTCCCTTTCAGTTGGTGGCAATGAATGCGAATGGCGTTCCAGACACGTCATTTTGGGAGGAGATATCGAATGAATGTATTTTTGAGCCGCCGTCAGGCGCTTATCGGTATGGGCGCTGTCGGCAGCGCTGCTGCTTTCGGCCTGCCAGCACGCGCCGCAACGCGTAATCTCGCAGTGCTTCACCTTGCCAGCCATGCGCCAAGCTTCATCGCTTTCGAGCGCGGCTACTACAAGGAAGCCGGACTGGACATTGAACTGAAATTCTTTGAAGCAGCGCAGCCTATGGCCGTTGCAATTGCGTCAGGTGATGCCGATTTCGGCGTGACCGCGATGAGCGGCGGCCTCATCAGCCTTGCTCAGAAAGACGCCATCAAGGTTATTGGCGGGGCGCTGACCGAACAAAAGGGCGTTACAGGCGCGATCATTCTTGCTTCAAACAAAGCCTATGACGCTGGGCTTACCGATCCTTCAAAGCTCGCGGGAAAAAGCTTCGGCATCACCACGGCTGGCTCCTCCTTCCACTTCATGGCCCACAAGATTGCCATGGCCAACAATATCAAACTGTCTGACATGCAACTCCGCCCGCTGCAAAAGCTCGGAGCTATCGTCGGCGCTCTCACGACGGGGCAGATCGATGCCTGGGCGATTCAGCCAAATGTCGCTAAAAAGATGATCCGTGAAGGCGCCGCCAAGCAGATCGGCCTAGTCTCGGACTATGCGCCGGATTACCAGGTTACGACCGCTTTCACTTCGACCAAGAACGCAGCCAATGAACGCGAAATGACGGCGGCGTTTGTCAAAGCCTATTCGCGAGCTATTGCAGACTACAATGCTGCTTTCATGGATAACAAGGCTGACGATGCCGAACGTGACGCTCTGGCAAAAATCGTTCACAAATATGTCGAAAGTGATAGCCCGTTCGAGACTGCCAAGCAGAACCTGATCGATGGAGCCATGCGCATCAACGCTGATCTCGCACTGTCGCTCGGTAGCTGTGTCGAGCAACTGGAATGGTTCAAGGCCGAAGGCATGGTCAAGGATGCCATAACCAATGAACAGTTGTTCGACACGTCCTACGTCAAGACAATCTAATCAGCTTGCGATTTTTCGCGGAGGCATCGCGCCTCCGCCAAGGAGGCCCGTATGGACCTTAAGCTTAAAAACATCAGCCATTCCTACGGATCGGTCGAGGTTCTCAAAGATATCTCCCTCGATATACAGCAGGGACAGATCATCTGTCTGATAGGGCCATCCGGTTGTGGTAAATCGACCTTGCTCCGCTTTCTAGGCGGCTTAGAGAGACCGAGTTCGGGCGAAGTGTTGCAAATCGGCAATCCGCCGAAGGGGTCTCTCAATCCTCTGACCTATGTTTTTCAGCACTTTGCGCTACTTCCCTGGCGTACCGTGGAAGGTAACATCAAGCTCGTTCTCGAAGATCACGGCCTGAGCAAACGCGATATGGACGACATCGTGACGGATGTTCTCGAGCGTACCCGTTTATCAGATTTCAGGCAGGCACTCCCGAAACAGCTGTCGGGTGGCATGCGCCAGCGTGTCGCGATCAGCCGCGCTCTTGCCGTACGCCCCGCCGTGATGTTGATGGATGAGCCGCTTTCAGCGCTCGACAGCCAGACCCGTGAACTTTTGATGGATGATCTGATTTCACTGTGGACTCGCCAGCCATTCACGTCTGTCTATGTGACGCACAATCTCAACGAAGCCGTTCGGCTCGGCCACCGCGTTGTCGTCTTGTCTCGCCGACCTGGACAGATACGCGAAGTCGTCGATATCGACATCCCACTGTCCGAGCGCCATCTCGGAGATTCCGTGCTGGAAGAGAAGCAGAAGCAACTCTGGGACCTGATGCGTGAAGAAGCCATGGCCGCTGACAAGGAGTTGGTCAATGTCTGACATTAACACACTTGCCAATGCCGCCGAATTATCCGTCGAAAACGGGACAGAAAACAAGAGAGCACCGGTGCGATCAGTCGAGTTTCGCGGCGGTGGTTTTGCGCCAATGCCTGTGCGTGGCATGGGCATTGCTGTCTTTGTCGTCCTGATCGCGCTGGCCGAAATCGGTACCCGTAGCGGCATCATTTCCAACCTGACCCTGCCACGACCATCCGCCGTTCTGGATACCTTCGTGCAACTCTGGCAAACCGGACTGCTGTGGAAACACTTGCTGCCATCGCTACAGCGACTGTTCGTCGGGGCATTCCTTGGCATCGCGGTTGGCATATCGGTTGGGGTCATGATCGGTCTGTTCAGCTATGTCCGTGCCGGTCTGGTGCCCTTGGTCGCTGCGCTCTTTCCGATCCCCAAGATCGCGCTTTTACCGCTGTTCGTGATTTGGTTCGGCATCGATGAAACGTCGAAATACGCGTTGATTGCCTTTGGCACATTCACGCCGACAGTGGTCGCGACCTACGGCGCCGTCGACAACGTCGATCGCACGCTGATCCGCATGGGCCAGAGTTTTGGTCTGAGTTGGTGGTCGATCATCAGAAAGATCGTGCTGCCCGGCGCTTTTCCGGCCATCTTGTCCGGCCTACGTGTGTCGATTTCCATTGCCATTATCCTCCTCGTCGCAGCCGAAATGCTCGGTGCTCAATATGGTGTTGGCTCCTACATCCTGGAGGCAGGCTCACTCTATGATCTCGAAAAGCTTTTCGCCGGTGTGACGATACTCTCTGTCATGGGTTTGATCGTCAATTTTGCAATCGGACAGGTCGAGAAGCGCTTTCTAAGCTGGCGCGGCTGACACCCAGACTTCACCAACGGAGATTCAATATGCTGGCATTGCAAAAGGTCCGGCCCGGCAGCGGCGTGCAATTCAACACTCTGGCCGAGCCCGACCACGTCGCCTTGGGCGAAGTGTTGATCCGTGTGCATTCCGCTGGCATCTGCGGTACCGACCTGCATATCGCGCAATGGACACCTGGATACGAATCGATGGAGCGGGCAATGCCCGTCACGCTGGGCCATGAGTTTTCCGGCACGATTGAACGGGTTGGCAAAGATGTCCCGGCAAACGCCGTGGGCACTCGTGTGACAGCAAGACCCTCCACCACCTGCGGCAAGTGCGATGCTTGCCTGAAAGGTGACGAGGACAATTGCTCCGACCGCAAGGGTGTCGGTATCGGCCGGAACGGTGCTTTCACCTCCTACGTCAGCGTTCCCTTCAAGAACTGCCACGCTCTACCTGATAGTATCGATATGAATGTCGCTGCTTTAACAGAGCCGATGACCGTTTGCGCGGAAGCTGTTGCGACAGCAGAGGTGCAGCCAAGTCAGACCATCTTGGTCATCGGGCCTGGCTTTATCGGTCAAGGCATTGCGATCCTTGCCCGCCACAAAGGAGCGAAAGTGGTGATTATGGGACGCGACGACAGTCCGCGCCTCGACCGCCTCCGAGCTGCAGGTTTTGAACATCTGATCGATACAAGTGATGTCGAGATGGGACCGGCGCTTGCTGAGTTTGGGCCCTTCGACGCGATTATCGAAGCGGCAGGCGTGCCAGCGCTTGTTGCTGCTACGCTGCCATTCCTGAAGAAGCGCGGTATTTTCACTGTTGTCGGCATCCACGCCACTCCTGCGCAGATCGATCTTACCTCGCTCGTGCGGATGCATCAGCAAATACGCGGATCCTACAGAGCACCTGCCGATAGCTGGGATGACGTCATCTCCTTCCTCGATGGTCATCAGGATTTGATGCGGCAGCTGATTTCACACAATCTACCTTTGACTGACGCGTTAGTGGGCTTTGAGGCTGCGCGCAGCCGTGAAGCATCCAAAGTCATTTTACGCATGGGAGACGTTTGATGGCCGCTGCCATTTTAGCACTCTGGAACGATTACCCTTCAAACCTCGCCGAAGAATACGCGGCCTGGCACACGTTCGAACACGTGCCAGAGCGCTTGACAGTACCCGGAATGCGAGCTGCACGCCGCTACGTTTCTTCGGTCGACAGCGAAAGATATTTCACGCTTTACGAGCTTGAAGACATCAAAGTCATTGAGCAAGACGCTTACTTCGATCTTGTCCGCAACCCGACATCTTGGTCGCTTAAAATGCGCCAGCATTTTTCAAGAGTTCTGAGAATTCCAGGCGAAATCGCGATAATCGGCGGTAAAGGCATCGGTGGAGCGGCAATCGTCCAAGCATATGCTGTAGAGCGTACCAAGGCCAAGGCATCAATGTCAGAGCTCGAAACTCTGTTGAGGCAATTGCTCATTGAAGCGCAAATTGTGTGCTTCCGAGCCACAATAGCAGAACCTAATCAGAATTATGAGGTTTTCACACAGGAAGAGACGACTGACCTGGACACTGTGAATGTCGTGGTCCTAATCGAGGGTGAATCAGTTGAGGCACTCTCGCGCAATCAAACAATCATCACGCAACGCATAGAAGCATTACTTACGCCACGTAAATGTCTGCGGGCAGACCTCTTCAGCCTGCTCGTAAGCTACCGCGAGGACGAGTTTCCCGATAACCGGGCAGGCATTTCAAGCCGTATAAGTGACACATATCTGAACCCATCCGATCCATAGGAATAAATCTCCAATATGATTTTTCATACGGGTTCAGCCAAATCTATACGCCTGATCGATTAGAATAACCTCTCATAATCTCCTGCCACGCCTCGTACGCAGACACCACCGTCTGCATCTGCGCGGTGTGACCAGCTATGAAATCGTCGCCGTAGATCGTTTCGTCTGGATACTCGGTTATCAGCGTCATCGGTACCGTGTGTCGATCATCGACCGATGAAAGGCACGGAAAACCGTTGATGATGCGAAAACCGGTCTCGCCGGCGTGGATTTCGTAGAGTGCGATCTGGCGATCATTATAGTCCAGCAGACCGGGGATTGTGCCAAGATGGCGGGTAACCTTGTCGAGCAAGGCCTCGGCCTGTTCGGTCCAGCCAGCGTGATGACGCATGACAAGAAAGAAGCCTTTTGGCAAAGTCCACATCGCAAAATTACGCGGCACATACCCCGAGAGCGGACGGGTCCATTCGTGCGAGGGATAACCGTGAAGATTGACGTGCAAGGTAGCTCCGCTTAAGTCTTGCGCTTTGAAACGGATTTCCTTTTCGTTGAGATACGCTCCCGAATTCTCAGGCGTCCGATACTCGAGATCATCTCCCAACGCGGTATAGCGCGCGGCGTGATGCATATGTCTTGGATTATCGACGCGAAGCCGTTGATGGATGGCGTAACCATCAGGGTTTTCCAGCGGCGAAATGGTGAAGTGCGCACCCGCCTTCGTCTGCAATTCAAGGGCCGCACGGAGAGCCCCGACGATGCCTGTCGTTTCATTCGGGTGTTGTCCGCCGCTGATCATGACGGCGGCGTCGTTTCCGCTGACATAGCGTGCGGTCACTTGCCTGCCTGATCTGGCGCGGGCAGTGAACGCGTCGCCACCTATTTCGGTCAGCAGATTTGATATCTGATCTGTCGATAGCGGGGCAGCAGCTGTTTCGATTGCTTGGTCCGCGCTATCCAGAAATGCCGTGCCCAATGGCCTGGTTTCGATACGCACCGAAATTCCCGCGTCACTTTTGATGACTTCCGGGACGATCTGGCCGGGTTTCAAGCCACGATCACCAAGTGGACGACCGGATTTTTTCTGGAAGAATTCGAGAAGTGAGAAGTAGAAATCCTCATGCAGGGCTTCCCGCAGGCTGACCATCTCATCGCCAATGGAAAGCGGCAGATCCTCGGAAGGATAAAGGACGCGAATATTGAGCTCATCGAAATAGGGCTCTTTATTTCCCCAATAGTGTGTTGCGACTGCGTTAATCGCGCTCTCGAACAAACGCTCGTAGTCCGTTTCAAGCCGCTCATCATGCTCGCCGTGGCGCAGCCAGCCGGTTGGCGAGACATTGGTTTCTCCAACGATATCGACATGGACGCGATTTGGCGCGAATACCTTCAGTGTCTCGGTACCAGCTGCCCGTTTCAGAGAAACGTCATAGAAAAACGCATCATCTGCACGCGGCACGAAGTCAATTTTGATCTCTCCGACCAAAGCGGCCAACGGATAGGCCTCGAGCCGAAACCGATTTTCGGGTGCGTCTGGGTGAACGGGATATGCGATCTGAATGCTCTCGACGCCTTCCAGGTCAATCTCTTCCAGAAAGCTATGGAGCAACGGCTTGTAGGCACTGCGGATGCGTGCCGTCACGCCTTTTTCTGCAAGGCGGCGCTCGGCATCACGTCTGCTCTTCACGTCATCGAATGTCCATGCTTCCAGGGACTGCCCGGGAACCGCCTGCTCGACCAAATCATCAAGAGTGCGCTTGAATGTCTGTCTAAATATCTCTGTCATGGCATTTACCTTGAAGTTCTACCGGTCGGATCGAGGCTATCGCGCAGCCAGTCGCCCAGAAGATTGAGGCCAAGCACAGTGAGAAGGATTGCCAGACCAGGGAAGACGCTGACCCACCAGGCGATCTGCAAATAGGTGCGACCATCCGCCAGCATGCCGCCCCAGCTTGGAATGGTTGGATCGACCCCCATGCCAAGGAAGGTAAGGCTGCTTTCCAGCAGGATATTGTTGGCCACATTCAGCGTCATCAGCACGATGACCGGGCCGATGAGGTTTGGCAGCAGATGCTGGAAGATGATGCGCCAGTCTTTGACGCCGATAGCGCGCGCCGACAGGATGAATTCCCGCTCACGCAGTGTGAGCACCGAGCCGCGCACGAGGCGCGCATATTGCACCCACTGCGACACGATCAGCAATATGATGGTGTTGGTGAGGCTGCCACCCACAATGGCAATGAATGTAATGGCCAGCAGAATGAAAGGCATGGCAAGCTGGATATCGGCAAAGCGCATCACGACCATATCCCAGAAGCCGCGGTAGTAGCCTGCAATCAGGCCCATCAGCACACCGAAAACCACGGCACCGATGACAGACGTAAAGCCCACCAGCAGCGAAATCTTGCCACCTGCCACGACACGCGCCAGAACATCACGGCCCAACGGGTCAGTGCCGAAAGGGTGTGCCGCGCTAGCAAACGGTTTTGCAAGCCGCGCCATCAGATCGATCTTTTCCGCACCGCCGGGGAAAAGCACGTCGGACAGCAGCACGGCAGCGCAGATGACGATGGTCAAGGTTGCACCCAGCACGAATTCAAGGCTGTAGAACCGCGAAAGGCGGAAGGTTTTGGTTGCCATGTCGGTTACTCCGTGCGGATACGGGGATCGACCAGCCCGTAGGCGATATCGACCAGAAGATTGATGCCGACGATCATCAGCGACAGCACGGTAATGACGGCCTGCAACACGGGGTAATCGCGTGCACCAACGGCATCGAATGCCAGCGAGCCCATGCCCGGCCAGTTGAACACCCGCTCGATGACAACGATGCCGCCCAGCAACCCCCCGAACTGCAAACCGAAATAGGTGATGAGCGGAATAGCGCAGTTGCGCAGCGCGTGCTTGTAAAGAACCTTGCTTTCGCTCAAGCCCTTGGCACGCGCAACCATGATGTATTGCGATTGCAGAGTATCCAGCATGGCCGTGCGAACGAGACGGACATTGGTGGCGGTGAGAATAACGCCCATCGTCACCGCAGGCATGACGTAGCTGACCGCGCCACCCATACCACTTG is a window of Agrobacterium vaccinii DNA encoding:
- a CDS encoding alpha/beta fold hydrolase: MHRQANGLFPGFEDRRIETPEVDFAVLTKGTGPAVLLLHGYPETRAAWHRIAPALAESYTVVAPDLPGYGHSRVKDAALDMGSKRAMAKSLHDMMRALGHDRFVVVGHDRGGRVGYRIALDFPETVVALVSVTVVPTPEMWEGANKAFGMGAWHWFMMAQPAPLPETLMAADPRFLIDLTLAKMTTNIDLLDPIALEDYRSAFDNADVRHAMCEDYRAGANTDEAHDLADRMAGRKIKVPTLLLWEEGRRYGGGREPLDIWKDWAEHVEGRGIGGGHLLPETAAPEVLDALLPFLGKVSYGR
- a CDS encoding LysR family transcriptional regulator — its product is MADDGKAEDHVTHGSGEGLLSLRQMEVFHTVMQARSITGASKVLNVSQPALSRTIRRIEDLLGIALFARDRNGLVPTSEALEIFQEIDPLIRQLTGVGTQIGRIARGETAVFRVGSTASVARALVPQALRTLSVEVPGIELFFDVLPVDQIEEYLITGRGEAVVTIASPDHPLIAVEQVGRVNLVAVIHRDHSLASAPMIRAADLADMDFIAFAPGGAHQTVVDRFLSREKLKVNTRAVARFSDTALALANEAMGIVLVDYVTTLGPVGSNLIVRPIENAPQFSISVLWNRRRSHSANLRKLIEILCRRLADLAPLT
- a CDS encoding ABC transporter substrate-binding protein gives rise to the protein MNVFLSRRQALIGMGAVGSAAAFGLPARAATRNLAVLHLASHAPSFIAFERGYYKEAGLDIELKFFEAAQPMAVAIASGDADFGVTAMSGGLISLAQKDAIKVIGGALTEQKGVTGAIILASNKAYDAGLTDPSKLAGKSFGITTAGSSFHFMAHKIAMANNIKLSDMQLRPLQKLGAIVGALTTGQIDAWAIQPNVAKKMIREGAAKQIGLVSDYAPDYQVTTAFTSTKNAANEREMTAAFVKAYSRAIADYNAAFMDNKADDAERDALAKIVHKYVESDSPFETAKQNLIDGAMRINADLALSLGSCVEQLEWFKAEGMVKDAITNEQLFDTSYVKTI
- a CDS encoding ABC transporter ATP-binding protein, with the translated sequence MDLKLKNISHSYGSVEVLKDISLDIQQGQIICLIGPSGCGKSTLLRFLGGLERPSSGEVLQIGNPPKGSLNPLTYVFQHFALLPWRTVEGNIKLVLEDHGLSKRDMDDIVTDVLERTRLSDFRQALPKQLSGGMRQRVAISRALAVRPAVMLMDEPLSALDSQTRELLMDDLISLWTRQPFTSVYVTHNLNEAVRLGHRVVVLSRRPGQIREVVDIDIPLSERHLGDSVLEEKQKQLWDLMREEAMAADKELVNV
- a CDS encoding ABC transporter permease gives rise to the protein MKKPWPLTRSWSMSDINTLANAAELSVENGTENKRAPVRSVEFRGGGFAPMPVRGMGIAVFVVLIALAEIGTRSGIISNLTLPRPSAVLDTFVQLWQTGLLWKHLLPSLQRLFVGAFLGIAVGISVGVMIGLFSYVRAGLVPLVAALFPIPKIALLPLFVIWFGIDETSKYALIAFGTFTPTVVATYGAVDNVDRTLIRMGQSFGLSWWSIIRKIVLPGAFPAILSGLRVSISIAIILLVAAEMLGAQYGVGSYILEAGSLYDLEKLFAGVTILSVMGLIVNFAIGQVEKRFLSWRG
- a CDS encoding zinc-dependent alcohol dehydrogenase, with amino-acid sequence MLALQKVRPGSGVQFNTLAEPDHVALGEVLIRVHSAGICGTDLHIAQWTPGYESMERAMPVTLGHEFSGTIERVGKDVPANAVGTRVTARPSTTCGKCDACLKGDEDNCSDRKGVGIGRNGAFTSYVSVPFKNCHALPDSIDMNVAALTEPMTVCAEAVATAEVQPSQTILVIGPGFIGQGIAILARHKGAKVVIMGRDDSPRLDRLRAAGFEHLIDTSDVEMGPALAEFGPFDAIIEAAGVPALVAATLPFLKKRGIFTVVGIHATPAQIDLTSLVRMHQQIRGSYRAPADSWDDVISFLDGHQDLMRQLISHNLPLTDALVGFEAARSREASKVILRMGDV
- a CDS encoding DUF4286 family protein codes for the protein MAAAILALWNDYPSNLAEEYAAWHTFEHVPERLTVPGMRAARRYVSSVDSERYFTLYELEDIKVIEQDAYFDLVRNPTSWSLKMRQHFSRVLRIPGEIAIIGGKGIGGAAIVQAYAVERTKAKASMSELETLLRQLLIEAQIVCFRATIAEPNQNYEVFTQEETTDLDTVNVVVLIEGESVEALSRNQTIITQRIEALLTPRKCLRADLFSLLVSYREDEFPDNRAGISSRISDTYLNPSDP
- a CDS encoding M14 family metallopeptidase, coding for MTEIFRQTFKRTLDDLVEQAVPGQSLEAWTFDDVKSRRDAERRLAEKGVTARIRSAYKPLLHSFLEEIDLEGVESIQIAYPVHPDAPENRFRLEAYPLAALVGEIKIDFVPRADDAFFYDVSLKRAAGTETLKVFAPNRVHVDIVGETNVSPTGWLRHGEHDERLETDYERLFESAINAVATHYWGNKEPYFDELNIRVLYPSEDLPLSIGDEMVSLREALHEDFYFSLLEFFQKKSGRPLGDRGLKPGQIVPEVIKSDAGISVRIETRPLGTAFLDSADQAIETAAAPLSTDQISNLLTEIGGDAFTARARSGRQVTARYVSGNDAAVMISGGQHPNETTGIVGALRAALELQTKAGAHFTISPLENPDGYAIHQRLRVDNPRHMHHAARYTALGDDLEYRTPENSGAYLNEKEIRFKAQDLSGATLHVNLHGYPSHEWTRPLSGYVPRNFAMWTLPKGFFLVMRHHAGWTEQAEALLDKVTRHLGTIPGLLDYNDRQIALYEIHAGETGFRIINGFPCLSSVDDRHTVPMTLITEYPDETIYGDDFIAGHTAQMQTVVSAYEAWQEIMRGYSNRSGV
- a CDS encoding ABC transporter permease yields the protein MATKTFRLSRFYSLEFVLGATLTIVICAAVLLSDVLFPGGAEKIDLMARLAKPFASAAHPFGTDPLGRDVLARVVAGGKISLLVGFTSVIGAVVFGVLMGLIAGYYRGFWDMVVMRFADIQLAMPFILLAITFIAIVGGSLTNTIILLIVSQWVQYARLVRGSVLTLREREFILSARAIGVKDWRIIFQHLLPNLIGPVIVLMTLNVANNILLESSLTFLGMGVDPTIPSWGGMLADGRTYLQIAWWVSVFPGLAILLTVLGLNLLGDWLRDSLDPTGRTSR